The genome window aaaaaacccgCCACAGGTTATAAAGGCCTATGTCTGTTCCAATGCAAATGCCTCGACTCGTTCAGCTACTGATAGGCCTATACTGATCAATTGAGCCAATCAAAGGAGACCTTGACTCATTTCTCATTCCTCTATAATTTTCTATTCTCTAAAaggttatataaaaataaaatacagtatttgaaaGGATGAAAGGTATGTAATAGAGAATTAATAATGTCAATGTCAGATATTGTTTTCCATATAAAGCATTAGGCTCTAAATGTCTGTAGACATGCAGACAGATGCAACATGCACATACATGCTGATCAAAAGAAACTTCACTAAAATGAGTTCACCTGATACCCATCTTCACAAAACATTATGTAAATTAAGGAACACAGTAGGAGTGAGTTCTAATAACATGCATGATTAATTAAAGCATGTAATCGATTGATGTGAAAATGAAGACGATAATGAGATGCAATCCTGCTCATTAACATAACTTTGCAATCCTTCCAGTGTTCCCATTGTGGccttaaaaaatacaaacacgtGAGAGTTCACTATTGTGAAAACCAAAATCAAACTTAAATTCCACTAGCTGCTTGCACTGGATAACAGCAAAGGTCCTGTTGttttgcagtttgtttgtttttttgcatctAATTTTTTGTTCACTCTCTCCTCCATTTTCTCTGTTCAAGCTGCATGCTACAGTTTTTCCTAATCAGCATGCTTTGTCTCATGTGTCACTTGTCGCCATTTCTcagtttaacatttttcaaGTGGTCTTCcggtaatttcacatcatttcaTTTGGGTTCATTTGcttatgtatttctttttttttttttaaatctgcgTTTGCCTCATATTGGCTTTTGCACCTTGTTTTTCCCCATGTTGGGGTTTAGAAAAACCTGAAACAATTCACTAGTCTCAAATGAACAATATTCTTTACCTCTTAAGAAAAGGCAGTTGTGAGCATCAGGTTTTAGGTTAAAGCTCAAGgacatttatatttgaaaagATGCTGAATGTAGGTGCAGTTCCTGAACGAACAATATCTGGAAACCACAAACTGAAACAAGTAAAGAATGATAAGTAAGAGAGTTTGTATTTACAGCGACTTTGGGCGGGTTGAAATCTATGTTGTAGACTCTGCCGCTGGGAAGGTGAGTCCAGCGTGAGGTGAGCCTCTGTTTGATGGTCTGGAAAGGTACATTGAGGTTGACAACTGTGTCTACACTGTAGACATCATCCAGAGCTTCTGCCTGTGATACTGTACGAGGGAAAcctggcagagagacagaggaaagcaTGTGATTATAACTATACAAGGATTGTAATTCAATAGCAGACAACTAAAAACATCCCTACAAATAATTTCTCTGGATACATTTAAAAGATCAATAAATTATCTCTCAGTTGTTTTAAGGCCTATCACTTGTTTCCCAGCAGAAATGAGTGGTGATACAAGGTTGTACGCTCTTACCATCGAGCAGCCAGCTGCTCTGGTTGAGGGCTCTCAGGTCCCTTAGGATGAGACGAGACATGACGTCATCGGGTACCAGCTGACCCTGATCAATACAGGACTTCATCAACAGGCCGAGCTCTGAGAGAAAAACAGACCGAGGCAATGGATGCTGTTCATACTCATGACCAAATGTAGTCTTTTTTAATCTTGACTTTATCAAGGCTACTttataatgatagtaattatataatAACCATTATTTATAGAGTACTTTTCAAAatccatgttacaaagtgcttcacaagggcagaaaaaataaaacacacagtcGTAAAACCATCAggttttaaattaaaccattAACATGAAAGATTAGCAGTGTCTGCTTGCCAAAAGTGACAAATCTTCCCCAGAAAAAATGGTAACTTTTTTTGACTACTTCAACATGTCATTGTTTGTTATGGGTCCCTCATTTTAAACTGAATTGTAGATGTTAAAAAGCATGTTAACTAAGATATACATCATGCTGAATTACAGAGAAATGTGTACATAATTATGCTCAAAGCATTTAACATATTTCCATTCAGTGTTTCCTCAAAGATTTTTTTCAGCAGAGGGGGCAGGACAAACAGTGCCGCCCCCTCTCCCCGGAAGAAATAGTCCCACTTCTCAAAACAAATAAGCATTTAacatatttccatttaatgAATCAGTGTTGTCACTGTGGATTTGAATATCTCACTCACTATAATCCTCATGTACTGTCAATCATGTTGCATAAGCACATACACGAATATGTGTGTAATGGAACACAAAAGTGGGACATGTTCTTACTGTAAGGAATAATCCGGGTTTAGGCGGTTACAGCATTTTTTTCTCCCCTATCACTTCCATTTTAATTAGTCAGAGTCCAGCTGAAGAAAGGAACTTCCTGACCAGCCTCGCAGAAATGACCTGACGGTGCTAATTTACTGCTGTGATGTCACTATAAAACAGAGCAAAGGGTAAACCATAGGCTACATGCAGGAAATAACTAGGATTTTCACACAGAAAGGAGGTCTTGATATTATCATGTGTTGCTCTGATATCCACAGACAAATAAGTTGCTGCTCCTTAGTGTTTAGTATGTGATAAACATAAAGACTGCACACCAGTGTGCTGTGGGGCCTGCACACTGAAACCTGAACAAGGCATCTAAAAGGGAAAGACACTGTTGCGTGGCTAACGCAACCCAAACTGTTCAGTATGACTTGTGAGAATGTTAGTGGGTCAATGGAAATGGGGAAAGTAAGTTCACTGGCTCAGATCCAAAGACTGTTTTGGAAAATTTGAGCAGGAAAAGTCAATAAGGAGAACAACTTTGACTGCCAGCTGCTCCAGTGGAACTGCTCAGCTGCCAACAATACAAGGAGAGGAGCTTAAAAATGTCTGCACATGGACAGTATGGCAGTAATACGCGGCAtgatgagggaaaaaaaagccTGTGTGCATAAATTTGATACAGCAGCAGTCACTGCAGGAGACGACAAACCCCACTTTAACCTTGCACAAAATGCTCCAGCCTAGTAGCTCCTCCTTCATAcagctgtaaaaacacacttcTTCTTCTGTAGTCCCTCCTCTGAAGGCACATATGCACAGCTTTCCTTATCATCTCTCTTTAGCTTCATCCAAGGTGATATTGAGGAGCAGCGGGCCTCCTTCCAAAGTTCAGGTAATGTTGAGTGCAAGTGTTTCCAGTACAAACATAAAACTGCACGCTCTATAAACCTGTTAAGCAGTTTGACCTTGGCTTAAGAGAATACAGATTCTTCCTCCCAATCCCTGTTCAACCTCTGTGATATGTCACAGTAAGACAACACGGTTACAGGCCTGGTGCTCATATCACAGAAAACAAAGCTTTTTACTTTTCACACTACAATATCTTACTTAAGTGGTCTCGTTTGTGTGCAATCATCTGTTGCAGCCTCTTGACTTGACCATGTTGACCtgcattacatttcatttaagaTCATATGTCGGCTGCTTTAGTATACAGATGGggacaaatgaaaagaaaattaaaagtgGAGATGCTTCCATGCACCATGGCTCATTCAATGGTTTGGTGAGTATAACAAATCTCGTGAATAAAATACTAAGCCCCTTACAGTTACCAGATTTTAAGCCAATTTCACGTGGAAGATTTGAACCAGCTTGTAAGATACTGCTCTTCACCACCATCTCCATAAGACGAAATGACATAATGTcaattttcatcttcagttctTTAATGATGCCTCTGACTGTTTCAGATGCCATGACTGGCCTATGTATTTTTATGCCtggctttgtttttttccctttctacATGCTGCACTCACGTCTCTCTTGATCTTAGTGATATgacctgaataaataaagcttCTGCGTTTAAAAGTAACAGACTTGGCAAGGAGAACTGAAGCTGTTCCGGAGGCTTGTCTTGCCTGACTCCATACTGAGACACTTCACGTTGGTTTTTCCTTTAAGTTGTCACCGATCTGTGTGTCTGAGATAAGACACCGCTATCTTACCGGTTTTGGCGTTGATGTTGGCTCTCAAAATGTCCCCacttgaaatgtgtttcagTCCAAAACTTTTGGTTATGCGCGCAGACACGGTTCCTTTCCCCGATCCCGGAGGTCCCATAATGACAGCACGAAAAATCTTTTGAAGAACCATCTCCGGACGAGTATTtgttaaaagtgagtttttagGAACAGAACAGCGGTATCCTTCCCACAAACCCCCTCTCTGGATGCGCAGCCAAGACTAGATCGTAGCAGGTAGGCCGATACTTTCTTTCCCGTGAAGTAGCCTACGCAACGTCGTCAAGAGTGGGCGCGTCTTCTGCAGCCAGTGTCGACCCTGGACTTTGACTTTTATCTCCCACAGCGctgcagaaacaaaatgaaaaggaggaggaggaggaagaagatgagaAGGCAACCAGTATGCTAGTCTACAGTGCCATCGGGGGCGATGAGGATGCACTCCCCCGACGATCACGCACTCCGAGATGAGCCTCTTCTTTTGGCGTGTTGACAAACCCCCTCGCCTATGTTATTGCTTGCGGTTTACTGtagatgtatttattgtataaaGCGGTTATGTAATTGGTCTACGGGCACAACAGCTTGTTGGCAAGGTGGCGGTGATTAATCCCTTCCGAGCCCTGATCCCTAAGCAGACAGATCTGCAGACTGGCAGACAGGGGTGCATTAACAACAACCAATCTGCTGTCTCATGTCCATCCTCTAAAATAAACGAATAAAATACTGTTTGCAGACACGACTGATCTTAATAATATAACACTTGAGTAGTTCCGAAAACAATAACTAACTCGGGTTAGATTTAATCATGTTAGTGTAGGCTATTGAAATAGACCACGTGTCAAATCATTTTGAGAGCGACCGCGGGTTTGCTTTATTTGATAGGTCTACAGTCCAGAAATGAAATAATCTTTCGAAATGTTGGTAGCAACGCATTTGTTTACATTCGATCACGTTAAGATATTATTTGGCCACCCCcatgttgtttaaataaatgattatcTGGCGCCATCTCAGGGCCAGCTGCGGCGGCGCATCCTTAAAAAACGCATTTTAGACCCTCCTGCTTTGCCATATCTTCGCTTCAGAAACGTCTTcctggacacacacacgtgGATTTCCACTGACGCCAGACAGAAACAACAATAACATGGCAAGCCATGGGCTCATATACGACGGCTGCAATTTTTTCAGACAGCGGCTGGTTTTGTCCACACTGAGCGGAAAGCGtgttaaaatcaaaaacataaGGTCTAAAGATGACAACCCGGGGCTCCGCGGTGAGTTGCAGCTTCACTGTGCATGTGGCGTCGCAGTTAGCTCGGCGGCTAACGAGCTAGCTGTTACGCAGTTGAGAGTGTGTTTTGCCATTGGGCGTAGGAGGTGGAGAAACGATGGGACAGTAGTTTAAATGTGATATAAATGCAGGTTCCCATAAACTACAAAATTGTGCCATTGTTTTGCTTGTCAAGAGCATTGAGCAGTGCTTCCAGAGCTTTGGCTTACATTATTTCAGTGACTTCTCTTGCGCATGAGACTGAGAATTATCAGAAGTTCCCACAGCGGATGCGAGAATACTTGAATCCACTTGTTTGACGCCATATATTTTGGTACTGAATAcaagatataaaaataaaatagttagTTTGTCCTAACCTACTTGTTGACATAAAGAATGTTTTGGTGGACTTagctttaattttaaaaacatggcTTTCATCCACAGATTCAGCTCTTCGAAGATGTTTGGTTTAACAAACTGCATAAcgttatttgttttaatgtctgTTTACTCCAGATTTTGAGGCCAGCTTCATTAGACTGGTAGACAAAGTGACAAATGGCTCCAGAATAGAGATTAACCAAACAGGTAAGTGTTATAATTAAGATATGACTGTAATATTGTCCCAGACTGTGCAGTGTATCTAATTACTGTTTACTGTGTCAGAGGGAAgcagtgtgtgactgtttcaGCGTTGTTCCAACATCCAGACAGATGCATTGAATATGAATAGTAGGGTTTTAGCTGAACTGATTCACTGTTTTCCACAGTATATTGTTTATCATAGTTGTTATTATGTCTTCTTTTGTGCTGTCTAGTTTGGCAAATTCTGATTGCCTCTCTGCGAATAACTTCTTCCATTTTGGTTTAGTGGCTCTGTTATTACAAGACTGTAAAGTACCCACCACTACGTGTGGACTCACTCACTGTCCTTATGTCTTAATTTACAAGGTACCGTGTTATTCTACCAGCCTGGCTTGTTGCATGGCGGCTCTGTGGAACATGACTGTAGCTTGCAGCGCTCGATTGGCTACTACCTGGAGGCCCTGCTCATGCTGGCTCCGTTCATGAAGACCTCTCTGAAGGCCACGCTGAGGGGAGTCACCAACGACCCTACTGACCCAACGGTGAAGACAGGCATATGTGCATCAGATCCCCTTCTAACTATTAGGCTTTGTTTCTTAATTTCGCTCCCTCTGATTTCATTTTGATTCACCCAGCTCATGAACACTGGGTGGAGTTTCTGCAGAGGAACATGTCACCATCTTAAATTGTGAATTTCAGGGTGATGTGCACACCTCCCAAATACAAATTGAAACTGTCCTCTAGTGCCGACATCATTATGTGCAGTATGCAAGTTCAGTTTGCAGAGAAAAGTTGGCACATTTGATGTCTGAGGTAGAGAGTTTAAGAACATAACTTAATAGGTTGGGGACATCGTCAGGTTTTTGAATCAGTTGTTTGTATATTGACTTGAGAAAGTGTTGAAATAGTTTGTGGTTCACATTGTAAATTTGCAAAGGCACTCTGTGACAAATACCCATTTATGTTCGCATGTTTGACAGGTTGTTATAGCAAGTCAGGCTCAGCCTTTTTTTAGCTCCTTGATATGAGCTGCACTACTTCAAACTGTATAATGTTAACAAACCACACAGGAGAAAGTAGCAGTAAGAAGAAGAGGTTGAGACGCTGGAGAGAggtgttgtcatggaaacagtGAAAAGCATATCTTGTTTGTTGCTGTGATGAGAAATGGTCCTTTTGTAGATTGTTGTCCTGGTGTTCTTTAGCAAGGtggttttacattttcatgCCTTTTGAAGACAAGGGCACATTTTATGGATAATCACTCCGTCTCCTGCAGGTCGACCTGCTGAAGTCCACAGCCCTCCCTCTGATGAAGAAGTTTGGCATTGATGGAGAGGGCTTCGATCTCAAGGTGAGGACGCAGTAGTGGCCTGTTGATAAGCAGGGCATAATTCTATATAACTTTTTTATAACTTTTACATTCAGACATGGTGCTGCTGCTTCTctgcctcactctctctctgtttctgctccCTCAGGTGGTGAAGAGGGGTATGGCACCTGGTGGGGGTGGAGAAGTAGTTTTCACATGTCCCGTCCGCAGGACCATCAGGCCAGTGCAGCTGACAGACCCAGGAAAGATCAAGAGGATCAGAGGAGTGGCGTATCCTTCACATGCTCACAGTCGTGGCCTTTGTTCATATTTTTTGAAACTGAAGTGACATTTAAAAGCAGGGTTCAGTCATATTGCATTTTGCAGCCTATGatggctgcaactaataatcattttcattattgtgtaaatttttttattcactaataattttgattataaaattgtttaaaaatatcaCAATTTCTCTCAGTCATAGAATTCTGTACACAGCTTCAGATGTCTTGCTTTGTCAGACCAGCAGTCAAAGAGCCAAAGATACTCAGAGAAAGATAGAGATggagaaaaagcagcaaatcctctgTGAATCAATTGTCAAAAAAATTGCTAAATAACTTTCTGTTGACTAATCATTTAATTAACGGTTCTCTCTCTAGTGTCCATCTCTTCATGAACGGCAGAAAAAGTCGGTAAACCCATTCAGCTTTGGGTTTAGCAAATTATGACATTAATGACTATTGGTGATTTGTTTTCTCGCATCACACAGTAAGAACACAAAGGTCACCCTGTTGTACGAGTCATCAAAGGTCCTTGACAGTGTGAATCCAGATATTCAGTGCGAGTTTCTCCTCAGATGGCCAACAGGATAGTGGAGTCAGCCAGGGGCGTCCTCAACCAGTTTATTCCAGACATCTACATCTACACCGACCACATGAAAGGAGCCAACTCTGGCAAGTGAGTATCTCAACTTAAATATGTTTACAGGGCCATCACTAGTTGGTCAAACAGCCCTGCACACTATCAATTGCATTCTATATTCAGCTCTTCCAACTATAAACTGTAAATTGTACCTCCCTGTGAAGTTCACTGACTTCAGTATGTTGACTTCCTTACAGAAGTGCCTGGCTGATATAAAAAATTGGATGTTAATTTAAATTccaacaaaatgtaaataattgttATTGTACCCCAACATATcagaaaacaaatactgccatctacTGGTCACTTTGTTATATCAAGGTACATGTCTAGCTTGTTGCAAGAACTCGTGGCCTCctgtttgatagtaatttatgTTTTGAGCAACATGTCAACATGTCACTAAGCTTGCCCAGTCATAATTATTTTAGCAATATTTGAGG of Micropterus dolomieu isolate WLL.071019.BEF.003 ecotype Adirondacks linkage group LG13, ASM2129224v1, whole genome shotgun sequence contains these proteins:
- the ak3 gene encoding GTP:AMP phosphotransferase AK3, mitochondrial isoform X1, yielding MVLQKIFRAVIMGPPGSGKGTVSARITKSFGLKHISSGDILRANINAKTELGLLMKSCIDQGQLVPDDVMSRLILRDLRALNQSSWLLDGFPRTVSQAEALDDVYSVDTVVNLNVPFQTIKQRLTSRWTHLPSGRVYNIDFNPPKVAGFDDVTGEPLVQRNDDTPETVTRRLKAYQTQTEPVLEFYRSKGVLQTFSGTETNKIWPHVEAFIHRKLFSLNQKVA
- the ak3 gene encoding GTP:AMP phosphotransferase AK3, mitochondrial isoform X2 — protein: MKSCIDQGQLVPDDVMSRLILRDLRALNQSSWLLDGFPRTVSQAEALDDVYSVDTVVNLNVPFQTIKQRLTSRWTHLPSGRVYNIDFNPPKVAGFDDVTGEPLVQRNDDTPETVTRRLKAYQTQTEPVLEFYRSKGVLQTFSGTETNKIWPHVEAFIHRKLFSLNQKVA
- the rcl1 gene encoding RNA 3'-terminal phosphate cyclase-like protein, whose translation is MASHGLIYDGCNFFRQRLVLSTLSGKRVKIKNIRSKDDNPGLRDFEASFIRLVDKVTNGSRIEINQTGTVLFYQPGLLHGGSVEHDCSLQRSIGYYLEALLMLAPFMKTSLKATLRGVTNDPTDPTVDLLKSTALPLMKKFGIDGEGFDLKVVKRGMAPGGGGEVVFTCPVRRTIRPVQLTDPGKIKRIRGVAYSVRVSPQMANRIVESARGVLNQFIPDIYIYTDHMKGANSGKSPGFGLTLVAETLNGSFHSAEMSSTPQGQGDPILPEDLGRNCAKLLLEEVYRGGCVDSSNQSLALLLMTLGQQDVSKVLLGPLSPYTIEFLRHIRDFFQIMFKIEVQKPSEDERKGGDKVMMTCVGVGYSNINKTLK